In Salvelinus namaycush isolate Seneca chromosome 15, SaNama_1.0, whole genome shotgun sequence, a genomic segment contains:
- the LOC120060331 gene encoding heat shock 70 kDa protein 4L-like isoform X1, translating to MSVVGIDVGFQNCYIAVARSGGIETIANEYSDRCTPAWVSLASKNRTIGNAAKGQIITNFKNTVHGFKKFHGRAFDDPYVQGEKPKLPYSLHKLASGNTGIKVRYLDEDKVFTIEQVTAMLLTKLKETSESALKKPVVDCVISVPSFFTDAERRSVMDSTQIAGLNCLRLINDTTAVALAYGIYKQDLPTPEEKPRNVVFVDLGHSSFQVSISAFNKGKLKVLATAFDPYLGGRNFDEVLVEHFCEEFKARYNLNVRENPRAILRLSQECEKLKKLMSANCSDLPINIECFMNDIDVTGKMNRVQFEELCAPFLMRVEAPLKAVIEQSKLSRDEIYAVEVVGGATRIPSIKERISKFFGKDVSTTLNADEAVARGCALQCAILSPAFKVREFSITDVVPFPITLRWKSPTEDGVGECEVYSKNHAAPFSKVITFHKDEPFDLEAFYSLPQELPYPDIRIGHFSVQNVVPQPDGDSSKVKVKVRINVHGIFSVSSASLIEKQNGEGEDVQMDMEATVQNEGRPEDQTKMQVDQEGQGQGDQLNEDASSCSKNGVPGEKQDPASGGSKPKVKVKSTDLPILANTIRQLDRGVLNDFVQYEGQMIVQDKLEKERNDAKNAVEEYVYDLRDKLCGIYEKYTTEEDSNRLTLMLEDTENWLYEEGEDQAKQIYVDKLEDLKRFAQPIHDRHREQEDRPRAFEEMGKMIQLYMKAVELYKQKDERYQHLNAEEMRNVEKCLNESMAWINSKMNAQSQLTIAQDPVVKVADIISKIQELDEVCNPVVNRPKPKAEDVSEENDKSNGAHNSPRQGAGGRGAAKGSNQTKPPSAEMEID from the exons ATGTCAGTAGTAGGTATTGATGTGGGTTTCCAAAATTGTTACATTGCTGTTGCGAGAAGCGGCGGGATTGAAACCATTGCCAATGAATACAGCGACAGATGTACACC GGCTTGGGTGTCTCTGGCCTCCAAAAACCGAACCATTGGAAATGCAGCCAAGGGTCAA attatAACAAACTTTAAAAACACAGTCCATGGCTTCAAGAAGTTCCATGGCAGAGCGTTTGACGACCCATATGTCCAGGGGGAGAAACCCAAGTTGCCTTACAGCTTGCACAAGCTGGCCAGTGGCAACACTGGAATCAAG GTCCGTTACCTGGATGAGGACAAAGTGTTCACAATTGAGCAGGTAACAGCAATGTTGCTGACCAAGCTGAAGGAAACTTCTGAGAGCGCCCTGAAGAAGCCAGTTGTGGACTGTGTGATCTCT GTCCCAAGTTTTTTCACCGATGCAGAGAGGAGGTCTGTGATGGACTCCACCCAAATTGCAGGGTTGAACTGTCTGCGTCTGATCAATGACACCACggcag TGGCCCTGGCCTATGGGATCTACAAGCAGGACCTGCCCACCCCAGAGGAGAAGCCACGCAATGTGGTGTTCGTGGACCTGGGACATTCATCATTCCAGGTCTCCATATCAGCCTTCAACAAAGGCAAACTTAAA GTACTGGCCACAGCCTTTGATCCCTACCTGGGCGGGCGTAACTTTGATGAGGTACTTGTGGAGCACTTCTGCGAGGAGTTCAAGGCAAGGTACAACCTGAACGTGAGGGAGAACCCCAGGGCTATTCTGCGGCTGTCTCAGGAGTGCGAGAAACTGAAGAAGTTGATGAGTGCCAACTGCTCTGACCTTCCCATTAACATTGAGTGCTTCATGAATGACATTGATGTGACAGGCAAGATGAACAG AGTCCAGTTTGAGGAACTGTGTGCCCCATTCTTGATGAGAGTAGAGGCGCCATTGAAAGCAGTTATTGAACAATCAA AGCTGAGCCGGGATGAGATCTATGCAGTGGAGGTGGTAGGAGGAGCCACCAGGATCCCTTCCATTAAAGAGAGAATCTCCAAGTTCTTTGGCAAAGATGTCAGCACCACACTCAACGCAGATGAGGCTGTGGCACGGGGCTGCGCTCTTCAG tgtgcaaTTCTGTCCCCAGCTTTTAAGGTGCGTGAATTCTCCATCACTGATGTGGTTCCCTTTCCAATAACCCTACGCTGGAAGTCCCCCACAGAAGATGGAGTCGG AGAATGTGAGGTGTACAGTAAGAACCATGCAGCACCCTTCTCCAAAGTCATCACCTTCCACAAGGACGAGCCCTTTGACTTGGAAGCGTTCTACAGCCTCCCACAGGAGCTGCCTTACCCGGACATCAGGATAG GGCATTTTTCTGTTCAGAATGTGGTGCCCCAGCCTGATGGAGACAGCTCCAAAGTGAAGGTCAAAGTGCGCATAAACGTGCACGGCATCTTCAGTGTTTCCAGCGCCTCCCTGATCGAGAAGCagaatggtgaaggagaggaTGTTCAGATGGACATGGAAGCCACTGTGCAGAATGAAGGAAGGCCAGAGGACCAG ACTAAAATGCAGGTGGACCAGGAGGGTCAAGGCCAGGGGGACCAGCTGAATGAGGACGCCAGCTCCTGCAGTAAG AACGGAGTACCTGGGGAGAAGCAGGACCCAGCATCAGGGGGAAGCAAGcctaaagtaaaagtgaaaagCACTGACCTTCCCATTCTGGCCAACACTATCAGACAGCTGGACAGGGGGGTGCTCAATGACTTTGTGCAGTATGAG ggCCAGATGATCGTCCAGGATAagctggagaaagagaggaatgaTGCTAAGAATGCTGTGGAGGAGTATGTGTACGACCTGCGGGACAAACTGTGTGGCATCTATGAGAAGTACACCACGGAGGAG GACAGTAATCGTCTGACACTGATGCTCGAGGACACAGAGAACTGGCTTTATGAGGAGGGAGAGGACCAAGCCAAACAGATCTATGTGGACAAGCTGGAAGATCTCAAG AGGTTTGCCCAGCCCATTCATGACAGGCACAGGGAGCAGGAAGACAGGCCGAGGGCATTTGAAGAGATGGGCAAGATGATCCAACTTTATATGAAAGCTGTGGAGCTTTATAAACAGAAG GATGAGCGTTACCAGCATCTGAATGCTGAGGAGATGAGAAACGTGGAGAAGTGTTTAAATGAAAGCATGGCCTGGATAAACAGCAAGATGAATGCCCAGAGCCAACTCACCATCGCCCA
- the LOC120060331 gene encoding heat shock 70 kDa protein 4L-like isoform X2 — translation MSVVGIDVGFQNCYIAVARSGGIETIANEYSDRCTPAWVSLASKNRTIGNAAKGQIITNFKNTVHGFKKFHGRAFDDPYVQGEKPKLPYSLHKLASGNTGIKVRYLDEDKVFTIEQVTAMLLTKLKETSESALKKPVVDCVISVPSFFTDAERRSVMDSTQIAGLNCLRLINDTTAVALAYGIYKQDLPTPEEKPRNVVFVDLGHSSFQVSISAFNKGKLKVLATAFDPYLGGRNFDEVLVEHFCEEFKARYNLNVRENPRAILRLSQECEKLKKLMSANCSDLPINIECFMNDIDVTGKMNRVQFEELCAPFLMRVEAPLKAVIEQSKLSRDEIYAVEVVGGATRIPSIKERISKFFGKDVSTTLNADEAVARGCALQCAILSPAFKVREFSITDVVPFPITLRWKSPTEDGVGECEVYSKNHAAPFSKVITFHKDEPFDLEAFYSLPQELPYPDIRIGHFSVQNVVPQPDGDSSKVKVKVRINVHGIFSVSSASLIEKQNGEGEDVQMDMEATVQNEGRPEDQTKMQVDQEGQGQGDQLNEDASSCSKGQMIVQDKLEKERNDAKNAVEEYVYDLRDKLCGIYEKYTTEEDSNRLTLMLEDTENWLYEEGEDQAKQIYVDKLEDLKRFAQPIHDRHREQEDRPRAFEEMGKMIQLYMKAVELYKQKDERYQHLNAEEMRNVEKCLNESMAWINSKMNAQSQLTIAQDPVVKVADIISKIQELDEVCNPVVNRPKPKAEDVSEENDKSNGAHNSPRQGAGGRGAAKGSNQTKPPSAEMEID, via the exons ATGTCAGTAGTAGGTATTGATGTGGGTTTCCAAAATTGTTACATTGCTGTTGCGAGAAGCGGCGGGATTGAAACCATTGCCAATGAATACAGCGACAGATGTACACC GGCTTGGGTGTCTCTGGCCTCCAAAAACCGAACCATTGGAAATGCAGCCAAGGGTCAA attatAACAAACTTTAAAAACACAGTCCATGGCTTCAAGAAGTTCCATGGCAGAGCGTTTGACGACCCATATGTCCAGGGGGAGAAACCCAAGTTGCCTTACAGCTTGCACAAGCTGGCCAGTGGCAACACTGGAATCAAG GTCCGTTACCTGGATGAGGACAAAGTGTTCACAATTGAGCAGGTAACAGCAATGTTGCTGACCAAGCTGAAGGAAACTTCTGAGAGCGCCCTGAAGAAGCCAGTTGTGGACTGTGTGATCTCT GTCCCAAGTTTTTTCACCGATGCAGAGAGGAGGTCTGTGATGGACTCCACCCAAATTGCAGGGTTGAACTGTCTGCGTCTGATCAATGACACCACggcag TGGCCCTGGCCTATGGGATCTACAAGCAGGACCTGCCCACCCCAGAGGAGAAGCCACGCAATGTGGTGTTCGTGGACCTGGGACATTCATCATTCCAGGTCTCCATATCAGCCTTCAACAAAGGCAAACTTAAA GTACTGGCCACAGCCTTTGATCCCTACCTGGGCGGGCGTAACTTTGATGAGGTACTTGTGGAGCACTTCTGCGAGGAGTTCAAGGCAAGGTACAACCTGAACGTGAGGGAGAACCCCAGGGCTATTCTGCGGCTGTCTCAGGAGTGCGAGAAACTGAAGAAGTTGATGAGTGCCAACTGCTCTGACCTTCCCATTAACATTGAGTGCTTCATGAATGACATTGATGTGACAGGCAAGATGAACAG AGTCCAGTTTGAGGAACTGTGTGCCCCATTCTTGATGAGAGTAGAGGCGCCATTGAAAGCAGTTATTGAACAATCAA AGCTGAGCCGGGATGAGATCTATGCAGTGGAGGTGGTAGGAGGAGCCACCAGGATCCCTTCCATTAAAGAGAGAATCTCCAAGTTCTTTGGCAAAGATGTCAGCACCACACTCAACGCAGATGAGGCTGTGGCACGGGGCTGCGCTCTTCAG tgtgcaaTTCTGTCCCCAGCTTTTAAGGTGCGTGAATTCTCCATCACTGATGTGGTTCCCTTTCCAATAACCCTACGCTGGAAGTCCCCCACAGAAGATGGAGTCGG AGAATGTGAGGTGTACAGTAAGAACCATGCAGCACCCTTCTCCAAAGTCATCACCTTCCACAAGGACGAGCCCTTTGACTTGGAAGCGTTCTACAGCCTCCCACAGGAGCTGCCTTACCCGGACATCAGGATAG GGCATTTTTCTGTTCAGAATGTGGTGCCCCAGCCTGATGGAGACAGCTCCAAAGTGAAGGTCAAAGTGCGCATAAACGTGCACGGCATCTTCAGTGTTTCCAGCGCCTCCCTGATCGAGAAGCagaatggtgaaggagaggaTGTTCAGATGGACATGGAAGCCACTGTGCAGAATGAAGGAAGGCCAGAGGACCAG ACTAAAATGCAGGTGGACCAGGAGGGTCAAGGCCAGGGGGACCAGCTGAATGAGGACGCCAGCTCCTGCAGTAAG ggCCAGATGATCGTCCAGGATAagctggagaaagagaggaatgaTGCTAAGAATGCTGTGGAGGAGTATGTGTACGACCTGCGGGACAAACTGTGTGGCATCTATGAGAAGTACACCACGGAGGAG GACAGTAATCGTCTGACACTGATGCTCGAGGACACAGAGAACTGGCTTTATGAGGAGGGAGAGGACCAAGCCAAACAGATCTATGTGGACAAGCTGGAAGATCTCAAG AGGTTTGCCCAGCCCATTCATGACAGGCACAGGGAGCAGGAAGACAGGCCGAGGGCATTTGAAGAGATGGGCAAGATGATCCAACTTTATATGAAAGCTGTGGAGCTTTATAAACAGAAG GATGAGCGTTACCAGCATCTGAATGCTGAGGAGATGAGAAACGTGGAGAAGTGTTTAAATGAAAGCATGGCCTGGATAAACAGCAAGATGAATGCCCAGAGCCAACTCACCATCGCCCA